The region ACAATATTTAATTCTGGTTCTACAACAACATCATATCCAATTTTTTCTAAACCTTCTTTAAAATAATGAGTATTATCCATTAAATTTTTAGCTAAATTCTCATATCCTTCATTTCCCAAATATTTCATAATAGCATAAGTAGCTGCAGAGGCTGCTCCAGAACGAGTTCCTACAATTGTAGATTGTGTTTTAACAGTTAAATATGGAGAATCAACAGCCATTACTTCCAAATATTCTTTCTTTCTAAATAAAATTCCACCTGCAGGAATAGGTGCTAAACCCATTTTATGAGGATCCACAGTAATAGAACAAACACCAAGTAATGAAAAATCAAAATCTGAGAATTCATAACCTATTTTTCTTAAAAAAGGTATGGAAAAACCACCAAAAGCAGCATCAACATGGAAATAAATATTATTTTCATGAGCTATTTTAGATAATTCTTCTATTGGATCAATCAAACCTAATTCAGTTGTCCCTGCAATAGCTACTATAGCTACTGTTTTGTCAGAAATATTATTCTTAACTGATTCAACATCAATTTTATAATTTTCATCTAATTTAGCTTCAATGATTTTTAAATTCATCATATCAGCAGCCTTTTTAAATGAAAAATGTGCAGAATCTGGAATTATAATTTCCCCATCTTTAATTCCTTTATATTTTCTGGCATGATTTCTTGCCGCTCTCATAGCCATTATATTAGCTTCAGTTCCACCAGTTACAATATTCCCATAAGGTTTACTAATAGACAATAATTCACCAATAGATTTTATAACTTCATCTTCAATATATTTAGTTCCCTTAAAAAGACCCGGATCTCCTAAATTAGAATCTAAAAATTTACAATAAACTTCTTTTGCAAAAGGATGTGCTTCAGTACACATGGATCCTAATATTCGTCCATCTTTATATTTATGATCTTTTGATTGAATTTTATCTAATTCTTTAAGTATGTCTTCTTTAGATATTGGTTTATCTTCCATAGTACAACCTGATAAGGTGATTAATTTATTTAAAAAAAAATAAAAAAAAGAAAAGAAAATTTATTCTTGAGATTTACGAGCAGCATCAAGAATAATTTTTTTCTCAGCTCTAGCCACAGTTTTTCTAACTTCAGCTACAGCATCTGCATTTGAGGATACACTAGTGATTCCATATCCTACAAGTTTTTCAACAATGTGTGGTACACTACCTGCTTGACCACAAATACTACAAGTAACTCCTGCTTCAACACATTTTTTAATTGTTCTTTCAATTAATTTCATTACAGCAGGATGTTCTTCAGTGTAATGTTTTGCAACAAATTCATTGTTTCTATCTACTGCAAGAGTATATTGAGTTAAATCATTAGTTCCTAAACTTACAAAGTCAACACCAATTTCAAGATAATCTTCAATAGTTAAAGCTGCAGCAGGTATTTCCACCATCATACCAAAGTCAATG is a window of uncultured Methanobrevibacter sp. DNA encoding:
- the mfnA gene encoding tyrosine decarboxylase MfnA, with the protein product MEDKPISKEDILKELDKIQSKDHKYKDGRILGSMCTEAHPFAKEVYCKFLDSNLGDPGLFKGTKYIEDEVIKSIGELLSISKPYGNIVTGGTEANIMAMRAARNHARKYKGIKDGEIIIPDSAHFSFKKAADMMNLKIIEAKLDENYKIDVESVKNNISDKTVAIVAIAGTTELGLIDPIEELSKIAHENNIYFHVDAAFGGFSIPFLRKIGYEFSDFDFSLLGVCSITVDPHKMGLAPIPAGGILFRKKEYLEVMAVDSPYLTVKTQSTIVGTRSGAASAATYAIMKYLGNEGYENLAKNLMDNTHYFKEGLEKIGYDVVVEPELNIVAFNHPNMETHELADKLEKLGWRVSVAKCPVAIRVVLMNHITKDHLKELLFDLTDIY